A window of the Pyramidobacter porci genome harbors these coding sequences:
- a CDS encoding YfcC family protein, translated as MAEEVKKAEASAAKPKKAMNTLVIIFSVVVIACLATWIIPAGEFNRVKVGSRSVVDAASFHWVEKSPVNPLLIPLHIAKGAKSAVDLLFMLLCSGAAFAVVIKSGAMHSSIGTLALKYRERKSMFVLSMFVLFCFIMLTRGLVEFVAFAPVLVMICLALGLDSVTAVAIMTGGTAVGFATGMLQPSTTLIAQELAGLPPFSGLWYRAICFGLYMILTGFLIWRYTVKIGKDPAASPMYDLDRAENLGDSDAIKAYGPMDPRKWLVTLATVAAMVLMVYGSIRWKWKYQELSATFIGLAIVAGLCARMKPAEISKTFVDGAKTMVMVFFLVAAARAISSILTDGRVLDTIVYALGEALKLVPAVLQAPAMFIANLLINTVIPSGSGQAAAVMPIMLPLADIIGMTRQTAILAFNFGDGFCNWVIPTSSALMAVLGIVNMPFERWMKYSWRVFLWWVALGCVLVSVAQMIELA; from the coding sequence ATGGCAGAAGAAGTGAAAAAAGCGGAAGCCTCGGCAGCCAAGCCCAAAAAGGCGATGAACACGCTGGTGATCATTTTCTCCGTCGTCGTGATCGCCTGCCTGGCGACGTGGATCATTCCCGCCGGCGAGTTCAACCGCGTCAAAGTCGGCTCGCGCTCCGTCGTCGACGCGGCGTCGTTCCACTGGGTGGAGAAAAGCCCCGTCAATCCGCTGCTGATCCCGCTGCACATCGCCAAAGGAGCCAAGAGTGCCGTCGACCTGCTGTTCATGCTGCTGTGCTCCGGCGCGGCCTTCGCCGTCGTCATCAAGTCGGGGGCCATGCATTCGTCGATCGGCACGCTGGCGCTGAAGTACCGCGAGCGCAAATCGATGTTCGTGCTGTCGATGTTCGTGCTGTTCTGCTTCATCATGCTCACGCGCGGCCTCGTCGAATTCGTGGCGTTCGCGCCGGTGCTGGTGATGATCTGCCTGGCGCTCGGGCTTGACTCGGTCACCGCCGTCGCCATCATGACCGGCGGCACGGCCGTCGGCTTCGCCACCGGCATGCTCCAGCCCAGCACGACGCTGATCGCCCAGGAGCTGGCGGGGCTGCCGCCGTTTTCGGGACTGTGGTACCGCGCCATCTGCTTCGGCCTGTACATGATCCTGACCGGTTTTCTGATCTGGCGCTACACCGTGAAGATCGGCAAGGATCCTGCGGCGTCGCCGATGTACGACCTGGACCGGGCGGAGAATCTCGGCGATTCCGACGCGATCAAGGCGTACGGCCCCATGGATCCGCGCAAATGGCTGGTGACGCTGGCGACCGTGGCGGCGATGGTGCTGATGGTTTACGGCAGCATTCGGTGGAAGTGGAAGTATCAGGAGCTTTCCGCCACGTTCATCGGCCTGGCCATCGTCGCCGGGCTGTGCGCGCGCATGAAGCCCGCGGAAATCTCCAAAACGTTCGTGGACGGCGCCAAGACGATGGTCATGGTCTTCTTCCTCGTCGCCGCGGCGCGCGCCATTTCCAGCATCCTCACCGACGGCAGGGTGCTCGACACGATCGTCTACGCCCTCGGCGAAGCGCTCAAGCTCGTTCCCGCCGTGCTTCAGGCCCCGGCCATGTTCATCGCCAACCTGCTGATCAACACGGTCATCCCGTCCGGCTCCGGCCAGGCGGCGGCCGTGATGCCGATCATGCTGCCGCTGGCCGACATCATCGGCATGACCCGGCAGACGGCCATCCTCGCCTTCAACTTCGGCGACGGCTTCTGCAACTGGGTCATCCCCACCAGCTCGGCGCTGATGGCGGTGCTGGGCATCGTCAACATGCCCTTCGAGCGCTGGATGAAGTACAGCTGGCGCGTCTTCCTCTGGTGGGTGGCGCTGGGCTGCGTGCTCGTCTCCGTCGCGCAGATGATCGAGCTGGCGTGA
- a CDS encoding M20 family metallopeptidase, with amino-acid sequence MKEKMFALIDALKPELSAMSDDIYDHPEVGLTEVRASALLTEWLEKRGFAVERGVGGLPTAFRAVYRRGEGGPRIGLLCEYDALPALGHACGHQMQGPCILAAAAALKDSGLPGPFSVVVYGTPAEETEGGKILMIKNGDCFHDIDVALMMHGSGETTTDVKSMALTNFFVAYHGTAAHAAIRPELGRSSLDAMSLAFHGVECLREHVKEDTRIHYNITDGGGTGANTVPAFTKAQFYVRSYNRAYLESVIARFLKVLRGAAMMTETEVEIERRKDVDNKIPALKLNDVIMENARLVNAPAIRPPRQKTGSTDLGNVMQLMPGSCIRVAFVPEGSPSHSQAYLDAGKTEAAHSAIVTGAKVLAGAAADLISVPGLLDEIKKEFATRKAQLEAESRA; translated from the coding sequence ATGAAGGAAAAGATGTTTGCGCTGATCGACGCGCTGAAGCCGGAGCTGTCGGCGATGTCCGACGACATTTACGATCATCCCGAGGTCGGCCTGACGGAGGTCCGCGCTTCGGCGCTGCTGACGGAATGGCTGGAGAAGCGCGGCTTCGCGGTGGAGCGCGGCGTCGGCGGTCTGCCCACGGCGTTCCGCGCCGTGTACCGCCGCGGCGAGGGCGGCCCGCGCATCGGCCTGCTCTGCGAGTACGACGCGCTGCCCGCTCTGGGGCACGCCTGCGGCCACCAGATGCAGGGGCCGTGTATTCTCGCGGCGGCGGCGGCGCTGAAGGATTCCGGCCTGCCCGGTCCGTTCTCGGTGGTCGTCTACGGCACGCCCGCCGAGGAGACGGAAGGCGGCAAGATCCTCATGATCAAAAACGGCGACTGCTTCCACGATATCGACGTGGCCCTGATGATGCACGGCAGCGGCGAGACGACGACCGACGTCAAGTCGATGGCGCTGACGAACTTCTTCGTCGCATATCATGGCACGGCGGCGCACGCGGCGATCAGGCCCGAACTGGGACGCAGTTCGCTGGACGCGATGTCGCTGGCGTTTCACGGCGTGGAGTGCCTGCGCGAGCACGTCAAGGAAGACACGCGCATCCACTACAACATCACGGACGGCGGCGGCACGGGCGCGAACACGGTGCCGGCTTTCACCAAAGCGCAGTTCTACGTGAGGTCCTACAACCGCGCCTATCTGGAGAGCGTGATCGCACGTTTCCTCAAGGTGCTGCGCGGCGCGGCCATGATGACGGAAACGGAAGTGGAGATCGAGCGCCGCAAGGACGTGGACAACAAGATCCCGGCGCTGAAACTGAACGACGTGATCATGGAAAACGCGCGGCTCGTGAACGCGCCGGCGATCCGACCGCCGCGCCAGAAGACCGGTTCGACCGATCTCGGCAACGTCATGCAGCTCATGCCGGGTTCGTGCATCCGCGTGGCCTTCGTGCCCGAGGGCTCGCCCTCGCACTCGCAGGCGTACCTGGACGCCGGAAAGACGGAAGCCGCCCACAGCGCCATCGTCACCGGCGCCAAGGTGCTGGCCGGCGCGGCGGCCGATCTGATTTCCGTCCCCGGTCTGCTGGACGAGATCAAAAAAGAGTTCGCAACGCGCAAGGCGCAGCTCGAGGCCGAATCGCGCGCGTAG
- a CDS encoding glycosyltransferase family 2 protein: MNGDNHELPLISVIFPAYNVEKFVEKAVASVMKQDYPHFEIVFIDDRSTDNTASVAQRTLDSCTRPVRLIRRTENRGVSAARNLGLALSRGEFVCFIDADDFIEPNYLTLLYNAISAEKSDLALCGFNHYFVDSGKTVPERFKLKKSLAQPEDYLFAWHMRKISTSVWGFLYRREFLLSKGIRFNERCNRGEDGEFIQKILVRSSKTVFVRERPYNYVHHDQQITAIGREDERAPGLKKEMTLASVRAARYVLRYSRSKKVRYAVRYIQEPEILIGRFTFYARRRDWENYRSRLRFLRHRMVRKILLSSFWALPYSPELFFKCVVLLSAPRLFYKLRARQLRSPRP; the protein is encoded by the coding sequence ATGAACGGCGATAATCATGAGCTACCGCTTATCAGCGTCATTTTTCCTGCTTATAACGTGGAAAAATTTGTCGAGAAGGCCGTTGCTTCCGTCATGAAGCAAGATTATCCCCATTTCGAGATTGTCTTCATAGACGACCGCTCAACTGACAACACCGCGTCCGTTGCGCAACGGACGCTGGATTCGTGCACGCGCCCCGTTCGCCTGATCAGGAGAACGGAGAACCGCGGCGTGTCGGCGGCGCGCAATCTGGGACTTGCCTTGTCGCGCGGAGAATTCGTGTGTTTCATCGACGCGGACGATTTTATCGAGCCCAACTATCTGACGCTCCTGTATAACGCGATTTCAGCGGAGAAATCCGACCTCGCATTGTGCGGGTTCAACCACTATTTTGTCGATTCGGGAAAAACAGTCCCTGAGCGCTTCAAATTAAAGAAATCACTTGCGCAGCCTGAAGACTATCTTTTCGCCTGGCATATGCGAAAGATTTCCACATCAGTTTGGGGCTTCCTTTACCGCCGAGAGTTTCTTTTGTCAAAAGGAATTCGCTTCAACGAGCGGTGCAACAGAGGGGAAGACGGCGAGTTCATTCAGAAAATTCTCGTGCGAAGCTCCAAAACGGTCTTCGTGCGCGAGCGCCCTTACAATTATGTCCATCACGACCAACAGATTACGGCGATTGGGAGAGAAGATGAGCGCGCTCCCGGGCTGAAAAAGGAAATGACCCTGGCTTCGGTGAGGGCTGCCCGGTATGTCCTTCGTTACAGCCGCTCGAAAAAAGTTCGCTATGCAGTCAGGTATATCCAGGAACCGGAAATACTGATCGGCCGTTTCACTTTTTACGCACGCAGAAGAGATTGGGAAAATTATCGGTCGCGGCTGCGCTTTCTTCGCCACAGGATGGTTCGGAAAATTCTCCTCTCAAGTTTTTGGGCCCTCCCCTATTCGCCGGAGCTGTTTTTTAAG